A genomic region of Trifolium pratense cultivar HEN17-A07 linkage group LG3, ARS_RC_1.1, whole genome shotgun sequence contains the following coding sequences:
- the LOC123913648 gene encoding disease resistance protein SUMM2-like: MVSLPIDLAKTYLKELIDGAIARSRYICCFTCITKEFEEEKVRLKVERTTVGQRVNVATDRGDIIQNNVHHWEEQADELDQEDTKTKQKCLFGFCPNCKWRYKRGKELANRLEIIKELVKRGQNLEIGLHARLPGIERHTSQYYISFESRESKFKDLLEFLKDDQNYIIGLQGMGGVGKTTLAKEVGKALKRSKQFSQVIDTRVSFSPNIKKIQDDISGPLGLVFGESCNEADRPKKLWNRLTNGEKILLILDDVWGNIDFDDIGIPCSDNHKGCKVLITTRNLRVCNINGCGRTVQLELLSEEDAWIMFKRYNSKSNDLSKNVLTIAKNISNECKGLPVAISIIASSLRAQQHLVEWEEALKSLQKPMFGHGVDDNLVDIYKCLRFSYDNMKDENAKRLFLLCSVFQEDGEISIEVLTRFAIGVGILGEGYDSYEDARRQVELAKNKLLDSCLLLETNERSIVKMHDLVREVAQWISNKEIQAIDLSNKNQKSLIERENDIKYLLCESKLIDVFSCTFDGSKLEILIVDMDTSDSVDIPSSFFENIADLRVLHLSYQDQPTIPLLRPIQSLRNIRSLLFGRVDLGDISILGKLQTLETLDLVWCKIDKLPPEIAKLEKLKLLNLVFCEVRSENPFEVIKSCSSLEELYFLHSFNDSCRVTLPALKKYHVCKSWAIINDSLSKCVAFEGDGDAELFLEATFKYLMQTAEVLQLSRIEGKWRNLIPEIVSIDRGMNDLVEFRLRYDSQLQCLIDTKDIGSQLPNVFSKLVVLHLYEINNLEVLCNGPLSSDSLKNLEELSVECCEELKSLFNFKVNLCNLKTMTLEACPMLVSLFQSSTSLSLLEELKIIDCEKLKNIISCDNDIMSHNSMFPNLKVVDIERCPLLKEPQLHDSPNFSSHRAMSLSVKESFSKDDPKAQMELDPVKCNCFSWTCIFCCSHKLKSTSTEIPVVSDDQQGCSITLSMKETQGHHISESSTSRNTITTILSNNSQTRIEPHISLVAPRQKRLNEIDDQNIQEGSTSMSEKIVASNSSIASETTNNEPPIQGIEISVEEGTTSASNAKAITSSTHLELDLLNEQSTRQQCLVKPFPEKNCLKATEDQSIQEGSISQKPVATTLLAISETTVPIQFVAPKQKSIMANVEEGTKLAKTITSSTLSESVSSSSVKLAMQSIMEQDVDAKDSQETTKINNDQVSLNDAVVMNVSSIIEEQFPKDGEFIVPESRPSPSNSIPLPHTYQTPSMPPEGNPSQIVEDSSSSSLVMRELEQLVSKKHLNYENLSLLIDFLVKHPQVLLRDTSLSNRYKSYAYNCLAELLKFLQTHSVLDVLGSSRSEFDELLQDVHKCGFDKDWLDGVEKRALSPDLPFSQDALQKVLDPQQQVTKEVEAMLLKINIFTQHVEELKHQLTSSKAALDSIIQHEAQILEIKAALSAPLGY; encoded by the exons ATGGTGAGTCTACCAATTGATTTGGCTAAGACATATCTGAAGGAATTGATAGATGGGGCCATAGCAAGATCACGTTATATATGTTGCTTCACATGCATTACTAAGgagtttgaagaagaaaaggtTCGACTGAAAGTAGAAAGAACAACTGTGGGACAACGTGTTAATGTGGCAACTGATAGAGGTGATATTATACAAAACAATGTCCATCATTGGGAGGAGCAAGCTGACGAACTCGATCAAGAGGATACcaaaacaaagcaaaaatgTTTATTTGGATTCTGTCCTAATTGCAAATGGCGATATAAAAGGGGAAAGGAACTTGCAAATAGGTTGGAGATTATTAAAGAACTGGTCAAAAGAGGGCAAAATCTTGAAATTGGACTCCATGCACGTCTACCAGGCATTGAACGTCATACTTCACAATACTACATTTCTTTTGAAAGCAGAGAGTCAAAATTTAAAGATCTTTTGGAATTCCTGAAGGATGACCAGAATTATATAATAGGATTGCAAGGGATGGGAGGTGTCGGGAAAACTACTTTGGCCAAAGAAGTGGGTAAAGCACTTAAGCGATCCAAACAATTCTCACAAGTCATCGATACGAGAGTGTCATTTTCTCCTAATATAAAAAAGATCCAAGATGATATTTCCGGGCCGTTGGGGTTGGTGTTTGGGGAAAGCTGTAATGAAGCAGACCGACCTAAAAAATTGTGGAATAGATTAACAAATGGTGAGAAAATTCTTCTGATATTAGATGATGTGTGGGGAAATATCGATTTTGATGATATAGGAATTCCGTGTAGTGATAATCACAAAGGCTGCAAAGTTCTCATAACTACACGCAATTTGAGGGTATGCAACATTAATGGATGTGGGAGAACAGTTCAATTGGAACTCTTATCTGAAGAAGATGCATGGATCATGTTCAAAAGATACAATTCTAAAAGCAATGATTTGTCTAAAAATGTACTCACAATagcaaaaaatatttcaaatgaaTGCAAAGGATTACCAGTAGCAATATCAATTATTGCCAGCAGTTTAAGGGCTCAACAACATCTAGTAGAGTGGGAGGAGGCCTTAAAGTCATTGCAGAAGCCTATGTTTGGGCATGGTGTTGATGATAATTTGGTTGACATTTATAAATGCCTGAGGTTTAGCTATGATAATATGAAGGATGAAAATGCCAAGAGATTGTTCCTCTTATGTTCCGTGTTCCAAGAAGATGGAGAAATTTCTATTGAAGTGCTAACCAGGTTTGCCATTGGTGTAGGCATTTTGGGGGAAGGTTATGATAGTTACGAAGATGCTCGAAGGCAAGTAGAGTTAGCAAAAAATAAGCTCCTAGATTCTTGTTTGTTGTTGGAAACCAATGAAAGGAGTATTGTGAAAATGCATGACTTGGTGCGTGAAGTGGCCCAATGGATATCAAATAAAGAGATTCAAGCTATAGATCTgtcaaacaaaaatcaaaagtcATTGATTGAAAGAGAGAACGATATCAAATATTTGTTATGTGAAAGCAAGCTAATTGATGTGTTCTCGTGTACGTTTGATGGTTCTAAACTTGAGATTCTAATTGTCGACATGGATACTAGTGACTCAGTGGACATACCAAGTtcattctttgaaaatattgCAGATCTTCGTGTTTTGCATTTATCATATCAAGATCAGCCTACTATACCATTACTGCGGCCAATTCagtcattgagaaacattcGATCTTTATTATTTGGTAGGGTTGATTTAGGTGATATCTCTATTTTGGGAAAGCTCCAAACTCTTGAGACTCTTGATTTGGTATGGTGTAAAATTGATAAATTGCCACCTGAAATTGCAAAACTAGAGAAACTTAAATTGTTGAACTTGGTATTCTGTGAAGTTCGAAGTGAAAATCCATTTGAAGTTATCAAAAGTTGCTCATCACTTGAAGAGTTGTATTTTCTTCATAGTTTTAATGATTCTTGTCGAGTTACCTTACCTGCATTGAAAAAGTATCATGTTTGTAAGTCATGGGCTATAATAAATGATTCACTATCAAAATGTGTGGCTTTTGAAGGGGATGGGGATGCGGAACTTTTCTTGGAAGCAACATTTAAATACTTGATGCAAACAGCAGAGGTCCTTCAGCTAAGTCGAATTGAGGGGAAATGGAGAAATCTCATACCTGAAATCGTTTCAATTGATCGAGGTATGAATGATCTAGTTGAGTTTCGCTTGCGTTATGATTCGCAACTGCAATGCCTCATTGACACTAAGGATATTGGTTCTCAACTACCAAATGTTTTCTCTAAGTTGGTTGTGCTACATCTTTATGAAATTAACAATTTGGAAGTACTATGCAATGGTCCTCTTTCCTCTGACTCTCTAAAGAATTTGGAAGAGCTATCCGTTGAATGTTGTGAAGAATTGAAAAGCTTGTTTAACTTCAAGGTAAACCTTTGCAATTTGAAGACCATGACATTGGAGGCATGTCCAATGTTGGTTTCCCTATTTCAATCATCAACTTCTCTAAGCCTATTGGAGGAATTGAAAATAATTGATTGTGAGAAACTGAAAAACATTATATCATGTGACAATGATATTATGAGTCACAACTCAATGTTTCCAAATTTAAAAGTTGTTGATATTGAAAGATGCCCCCTATTGAAAGAACCGCAGCTCCATGACTCGCCAAATTTCAGTAGTCATCGTGCTATGTCTTTGTCCGTGAAAGAGTCATTTTCCAAAGATGATCCCAAGGCACAAATGGAATTGGATCCTGTAAAATGCAACTGCTTCTCTTGGACTTGTATATTTTGTTGTAGTCATAAACTGAAGAGTACAAGTACAGAAATTCCAGTAGTCTCCGATGATCAACAAGGCTGCTCAATCACATTG AGTATGAAAGAAACACAGGGCCACCATATTTCAGAAAGTTCTACATCAAGAAACACTATAACAACAATTTTGTCCAATAATTCACAAACAAGGATCGAGCCACACATATCATTAGTTGCTCCCAGACAAAAG CGTTTGAATGAAATAGACGACCAAAACATTCAAGAGGGTTCTACTTCCATGTCAGAAAAAATTGTAGCATCAAATTCGTCTATCGCTTCAGAAACAACAAATAATGAGCCACCTATACAA GGTATTGAGATAAGTGTTGAAGAAGGAACTACATCAGCTAGTAATGCTAAGGCAATAACATCATCAACTCATTTAGAATTA GATTTGTTGAATGAACAATCGACGAGGCAACAATGTTTAGTCAAACCTTTTCCGGAAAAAAAT TGTTTGAAAGCAACAGAAGATCAAAGTATTCAAGAAGGTTCTATATCACAAAAAcctgttgcaacaactttgcttGCCATTTCAGAAACAACAGTACCTATACAATTTGTTGCTCCTAAACAAAAG AGTATCATGGCAAATGTGGAAGAAGGAACTAAATTAGCTAAGACAATAACATCCTCAACTCTTTCAGAATCAGTTAGTTCATCATCAGTAAAACTTGCTATGCAGAGTAtcatg GAACAAGATGTTGATGCCAAAGACTCTCAAGAAACAACTAAGATTAATAATGATCAAG TTTCTCTTAATGATGCTGTAGTCATGAATGTAAGCTCAATTATTGAAGAACAGTTTCCTAAGGATGGTGAATTTATAGTTCCAGAATCTAGGCCATCTCCTAGCAACAGCATTCCTTTGCCTCATACATATCAGACTCCTTCAATGCCTCCTGAAG GAAACCCTTCTCAAATTGTGGAAGATTCAAGTTCTTCTTCTCTTGTCATGCGAGAGCTTGAGCAATTGGTCTCCAAGAAGCATTTGAATTATGAGAACTTGTCTTTGTTGATTGATTTCCTTGTTAAGCATCCTCAAGTTCTTTTAAGGGACACTTCACTGAGTAATAGATACAAAAGTTATGCCTACAACTGCCTAGCCGAGCTATTGAAATTCCTCCAAACGCATAGTGTGTTGGATGTGTTAGGTTCAAGCCGCTCTGAATTTGATGAGTTATTACAAGATGTGCACAAATGCGGTTTTGATAAGGATTGGTTGGATGGTGTTGAAAAACGCGCTTTGTCTCCTGATTTACCATTCTCTCAAGATGCATTGCAAAAAGTGTTGGATCCCCAGCAACAGGTCACCAAGGAAGTTGAGGCGATGCTTTTGAAGATAAACATTTTTACTCAACATGTGGAAGAGCTTAAACATCAATTAACATCCTCCAAAGCTGCTTTGGACAGTATCATTCAACACGAGGcacaaattttagaaattaaggCCGCTTTAAGCGCACCTCTTGGCTATTAG
- the LOC123913649 gene encoding senescence-associated carboxylesterase 101-like, producing the protein MQQLENIDINTLETKLKELEKSFILQKKTLFDPSKKLNDMKVHMAQLEWYKKKTKNLQLGYYDSFKNMNTPFHHDVVHFQKTLSSYWEKMVAEVDLKPQKEGAAFRTRWLYGGTTYRRMVEPLAIADYYRDGGKDYVNKKRSKHFKQLEDWLMEESKNATSDINSTCKKNVEAILTIDSCFWAHVEEALLLCQELKVVKEKQVTLKNLFEFEEYVYQLLKDYAISPDIFLAQSSYIRWWNEYKAIKGSSYTSALANFMSNASNFKQYAVGAYDFP; encoded by the exons ATGCAG CAACTGGAGAACATTGATATCAATACTCTGGAAACAAAGTTAAAAGAACTAGAAAAAAGTTTCATCCTGCAGAAAAAGACATTATTTGATCCATCAAAGAAATTGAATGACATGAAGGTACATATGGCCCAACTTGAATGgtacaaaaagaaaactaaGAATTTACAATTAGGGTACTATGACAGCTTCAAAAACATGAACACACCATTTCACCATGATGTTGTTCATTTCCAAAAAACGCTCAGTAGTTACTGGGAAAAGATGGTTGCAGAAGTTGATTTGAAGCCTCAAAAAGAAGGTGCAGCGTTTCGTACCCGTTGGCTATATGGTGGGACTACATACAGGAGAATGGTTGAACCTCTAGCTATTGCTGATTACTATAGAGATGGTGGTAAAGACTATGTTAACAAAAAAAGGTCGAAACACTTCAAACAGTTGGAGGATTGGTTGATGGAAGAGTCAAAAAATGCAACGAGTGATATAAACAGTACGTGTAAAAAGAATGTGGAAGCTATTTTGACTATAGATTCTTGCTTTTGGGCGCATGTTGAAGAGGCTCTCCTTTTATGCCAAGAGTTGAAGGTTGTCAAAGAGAAACAAGTGACATTAAAGAActtgtttgaatttgaagagTATGTTTATCAGTTGCTGAAGGATTATGCAATCTCCCCAGATATATTTCTGGCACAAAGCAGCTATATTCGTTGGTGGAATGAGTATAAAGCAATTAAGGGATCATCATACACTTCAGCACTCGCGAACTTCATGAGCAATGCTTCAAACTTCAAGCAGTATGCTGTAGGAGCTTATGATTTCCCCTAA
- the LOC123915089 gene encoding isoleucine N-monooxygenase 1-like — MVIKTIRYKNPNKPKLPPGPKPWPIVGNLPEMLANKPTTRWIHKIMEEFNTEIACIRLGNVNVIPVTCPAIAREFLRKHDADFASRPISVVVDIISNGYMTTSFAPYGEQWKKMKKIITKDLFSPRRHQWLQDKRNEEADNLMFYVYNKCKNGGLVNVRIATQHYCGNVYRNYFFNRRYFGKGMKDGGPGVEEVEHVDAVFILLNYVFAFSTSDYIPWLRLLDLDGHKGKIKNAMRIMNKYHDSIIEERIQQWNDGSKNVEEDLLDVFVSLKDDNNKPLLTTKEIKAQVIELMMAMVDNPSNAVEWTLAEMLNQPELFQKATEELDNIVGKDRLVQESDIPKLNFLKACAREAFRLHPITAFNAPHVAMNDTMVGNYLIPKGSHVLLGRSGLGRNPKVWSEPYKFKPERHFKNDGSDISLTEPDLKFISFSTGRRGCPGVMLGSTMTILLLARLLHGFTWSAPSNISRINCVDSNSVMFLDEPLMVVAMPRLAAELYNFSSKSK; from the exons ATGGTAATCAAAACCATAAGATACAAGAACCCTAACAAACCTAAACTTCCACCAGGTCCCAAACCATGGCCTATAGTTGGTAATCTTCCTGAAATGCTCGCAAACAAACCTACAACTAGGTGGATACATAAAATTATGGAAGAGTTTAACACCGAAATAGCATGTATCCGCCTAGGAAATGTAAATGTTATTCCTGTTACTTGTCCCGCCATTGCCCGTGAATTCTTGAGAAAACATGATGCTGATTTTGCATCAAGACCGATAAGTGTGGTCGTTGATATTATCTCCAATGGCTACATGACCACAAGTTTTGCACCCTATGGCGAACAAtggaaaaagatgaaaaaaattattactaaagATTTATTCTCTCCACGCAGGCATCAGTGGCTTCAAGACAAAAGGAACGAAGAAGCAGATAATCTTATGTTTTAcgtgtacaacaaatgcaaaaACGGTGGCCTTGTGAATGTTAGGATTGCTACTCAACATTATTGTGGCAATGTGTATaggaattatttttttaatagaaggTACTTTGGAAAAGGTATGAAGGATGGAGGGCCTGGTGTTGAGGAAGTTGAACATGTTGATGCTGTTTTCATATTGCTTAACTATGTTTTTGCTTTCTCTACATCTGATTATATCCCATGGTTGAGGTTACTTGACTTAGATGGCCATAAGGGGAAGATAAAAAATGCAATGAGGATAATGAACAAGTATCATGATTCCATCATTGAAGAGAGAATTCAACAATGGAATGATGGATCAAAGAATGTTGAAGAGGACTTGCTAGATGTTTTTGTCTCCCTCAAAGATGACAATAATAAGCCATTATTAACAACAAAGGAAATCAAGGCACAAGTTATT GAATTGATGATGGCAATGGTAGACAATCCATCAAACGCAGTTGAATGGACATTGGCTGAAATGTTAAATCAACCTGAATTATTTCAAAAAGCCACGGAAGAATTGGACAATATTGTTGGAAAAGATAGACTGGTCCAAGAATCAGATATTCCTAAACTCAACTTCTTGAAGGCTTGTGCAAGAGAAGCTTTCCGCCTTCATCCCATAACAGCTTTCAATGCTCCCCATGTCGCGATGAATGATACAATGGTTGGAAATTACTTGATACCAAAGGGTAGCCATGTATTGCTTGGAAGAAGTGGTCTTGGGAGAAACCCAAAAGTTTGGAGCGAACCTTACAAATTCAAACCAGAACGTCATTTCAAGAACGATGGGTCTGATATATCTTTGACAGAGCCAGATTTAAAGTTCATATCTTTTAGTACCGGAAGGCGTGGTTGTCCAGGTGTCATGCTTGGCTCCACAATGACTATATTGCTATTAGCTAGGTTGCTCCATGGATTTACTTGGAGTGCGCCTTCTAATATATCAAGAATTAATTGTGTCGACTCCAATAGTGTCATGTTTCTCGATGAGCCATTGATGGTTGTAGCAATGCCACGATTAGCAGCAGAATTGTATAACTTTTCAAGTAAAAGTAAATGA